The following coding sequences lie in one Thermoanaerobacterales bacterium genomic window:
- the rpmH gene encoding 50S ribosomal protein L34, whose translation MKRTYQPKKRKRQRMHGFLQRMATHSGRNVIKRRRAKGRKRLSA comes from the coding sequence TTGAAACGGACCTACCAGCCGAAGAAAAGGAAAAGGCAAAGAATGCACGGGTTTTTGCAGCGAATGGCGACCCACTCGGGGCGCAACGTGATCAAGCGTAGGCGCGCGAAAGGAAGAAAAC